The DNA sequence AGTCAAGCCCCATGAGAGTCATACAGAGTGTTTACTCCGTCTATTCGGACTGTTccttctatatatataagcaGCGTCCGTTTGCGAAAGCATTCCCAGGATTCTCACTCCATGCGAGATATTGTAGTATAACATATGTTAATTGAACCAAACATAACCAGAGTAGCAAAGCATTAGGCCTTCGTGATGTTACCTATCATCATCCGACGACTCCTACGAAAGAAGCTCCCAGAGAATGCTCCAGGAATAAATAATGCAGTAAGCCAATGCCCTTTGGAACAATTCGTGAAACAGAGCTAGCGGATTTGGTTAGTGTAAAGATTGATTATCTGGGTCCCAACTAGGTTAAATTGCTTTAATCCAATCGTTATGTTCATGCGAACGTGGAAAAAGTCTTAGTTTATAAAAGAAGGATATTTGAAACTGATACATGGACATTTCAATTATGAGGTCATTGATTAGGTACTGGACAGGACTTGGACATTCTTGAAAAATGCAGCAAAAATAGGTCAAGATGGAATGCTAGGCGCATGTACGTGACCATCTTGACAATGATGGATCGTACTTCTTTTTCAGGTTTGCCCCTCCTTTTGACAATTGCAGTAATGATGGATCAAGGGAATatgagaaatgaaaagatcagaattatttttattctattGAAGCGATAGTGCCAGGAAGATATTCAAAAGGGCAAAGATTCAATATGTGGCTGAGGATCAGCTGACCCTCACGGGGAAGGGATGCCCTGATTAGGAATTGTCTTCCAGGTCTGTGCTGGCATTGAGAGCCATTCTATCCGCCCCCAGGGCTTCTAGCGGGCCCACACCTTCGGTCGCTTATCATGCATTCTTATCAAGCTGCAGAATGCTGTCGATGATCGAGCGCGGACCGTGCACCGGTCGCTGCGGGGGTGGAGATGGGCTTAAGCCGGGCCGGGTATCGGTATAGAAGGCCGTTCAATGGCGTCAAAGGAGGACAAGAAACCCTTTCCGGATTGGTCGGATTATCTCACATATCTCAAGGGGAACttaaggaagaaaacggcAAGAATATGGCGCCGTTGCGAGATGCCAGTGATCGGCTTTAAGGCTCATAGCTTCAGAATCGATATCTAAACTTCTAATAGCAGTTCATGCATACCGCAAGGACTTCCGCTGGGGAAAAGAACGATGCACGTGCATTACCCTCGGTTCAGCGTTTCTCACCAAAATTGTAGATTAGCATGGTGAAGCTTTCTCTAGTAATAAAGTGAACCTATATATCACCCTGTAGTTTGGGGGTTCGAGTAAGAATCAACTTATCTAACGGCAGTTGCCAAGAATCACAAACTTGAGCAACACATCACATATTGCCTAGAGTCGAAGGCAGGGCAAGAATAGTTAGTTTCCGATGCAAAAGAATAATTGAACACGATGACTTCCAATGACATTGCTTTCCAACCTTCGAGGCTGGTGCCGACGATTAAGCTAGAGTCGCGATTTGAGGAATTCTTGGAAGGACAATACGACTATCCCGGCTAATCGAGATCCGTAGGACATCTTTCTCATACTGACAGTGTCAATAGTAAGCTATATCTCAATCGACAAGATAATGGACTTACCTTAGACAAATCCTTAGCAGATCGCTGGCTTTAAGGACGTCAACCTAAGTCAATAGCTAACAtgtcaacaaagaaaaaaaacaagcaagGGTAACTAGCACCTTGGTTTGGGGGCTATATAGACTATCTATGAATCGTCATTAGCGAGCATACAGCACCAACGGGCCGAACCAGCACCGGTTCCAGGCAGAGAAGTCGCCGCTTACCCCGTAAGGTGGTTACTACTTTAGTGTCTTCCGTGTGGCCGAAGATATACTCTGGGCTTTCAACCGCTCATGTGACCGGATGTAAACCTGATCTGCCTGCGGAGGGACTCTGAGTCTGTAGGAAGTTGTGAAGAGAACACTAGTTATTTTGGCGATCAACGGTTTATCTGTGGTCATCGGTATGTAGTATTTGACTGTGACAGGAAATAATTCCTCAATGGATATTCAAAGCCTCTCGTTCGTTGCTATATACAACTCTTGGGAAGAAGCCAGGGGTACAAcaaatgtatatatcctTTCCCCGACAGGCATCTTCACAGAGTAGCCAATCGTATGTACAAAATCAGTGCAGGGCACTACAGCAATCACTACTGTCCCTCCCATATCATACGACATTTGTTACCATCACCTGTATATACCTGCAGATGAGCTAGCGCTTCAAGCTGTATTGTCTAGCTGCCCTTGAGACTTTTCCACCTTGGCCTGAAAGGCTGAATGAGCTCAGCCCAGAAACCAATAGGGGGGTTGTTTATTTTGGCGGCCTCTTCGTATGCAGTAATGTCGGGAGCTTCTAAAACAAGATCAAGTTCATCTGGGCGCAATATTCTTGTTTGTTTAAATAATTTCCACCCGGCAAatgcaatgatatcaaatagAAGCATCGTATAGTGAGTGAAAAAGGTCGTCACATCCCAGGGGGTAAAGCTGGTGTACCCGTAACAGGTTACAaccatcgtcatccacaGAACACCGATAATGGCGCACCAAGGCTGAAACCAGCCCTTGTAAGGAAGCTTAGAACGGTCGAAACCCTGCGCTTTGCATGCTCGATAAAAACAAATATATGTGACGCACATGACAATATAATCGATAATGGCGGCTGCAGTCAAGAGATTCATGAGCCAGGTTAAGACCTGCGACGAGCTGCTGGATAATGTtaagaaggaaagaaagggaaatgcCATTACTACGGCGACGCAGCGGATTGGCACCCCTCCCTTCGTACACTTGCTCAAGAACTTTGGAGCCTTACCATCAATACTGAGGCCATATAGACTCCTCGTAGCGCAGTAGGTGTACGTGTTGCCGGCAGAAAAGATAGTCGTCACTAGGAGGGCACTGACAATATGTGGCAATACACCAACCCCTAAATTATTCATTGCGATTACATACGGcgatgcagcagcagtccCTGCACCTTCAGATTCACCAGAGTACACTGCGACCAGAGTTGGATCATTATAGGCGACTAGGATACCGCAGCAAAGAGCACTTCCCACGAAGAAGACTCCGAAACGCCAGTAAGCGGTTTTGAACGCATTCTTGATGTAGATACGAGGATACTTCGCTTCCGCAGCTACCATCGAGATGTACTCCGGACCGACACAAGTGTAGGAAGCCGCCCAAAGCGCGGCTAAGAAGCCTTCGAATCGGCCGAGGTCGTCCGTGCGCAGATATTCTGCGAACGGGCCAGGATGGCGCCAATGGCGGAATCCGAAGGTATCGTGCTGCGGATTACCTCCTACCATCGTGACAAAGGTAAAGGCGAACAGGATAAAGATCAGGATGACTTTCCCACCGGAGAGCCAAAATTCGGCTTCGCCATAACCTTTGACGGCCAGGGCATTCAGGCAACTATACACAAGTCTTAGCACGTAGTTGCAAGGGCCGGGTGAACCAGACCGATTGGGTAAGAAGTGGTCGCATGGATATGGCTCAGATGCATTTGGGAACCTCACGCGTATATTACAATACAAGCAACACAGACAGCCGCAGGGGGGATATCGTTACGCCAGAAGGACAGCACCAAATTAATCGCGGTGATTTCGAAGGGGATCATGATGGCTTcatagaggaagaagttccagCCGACCATGAAACCTAGTGCATCGTCGACCCATTTGCCGGCCAGGTAGATGAAACCACCGCTCACAGGCATGTATGTCGACATTTCCGCCATGGAGTTGTTGACCATAGCGAGCATGGCATTGTAGATCAGGAATGCTAACAATAGACCTCCAGGGCCTGATTTACGGAGTGCGTCTCCGATGGTCACGAATATGGCAGTTCCAATGGAACCACCAATGGCGACCAGCTGTATCTGTCGATTGCCGAGTCTACGTTGAAGTCCAGCGTGGACATCATTGCCCAAGATAGTGCCGCGCTGGATATCTGGGACAAATTCGGAAGATAGGTTGGAGTGTTGGGATGGCGCTTTCTCGGGTTTCTCGGGCATCAGTCCGGGATCACTAGGATGCAAGCGATGGATGGTGTCCTCTGGGTGCGACATCGCTGGGGCCGGAAGGTGCAACGGGGTGAACAATCTTCTTTTGGTATATAGAATGAGCGACGACTGCAGAACAATTGATGTACAGAATCCGGGGTAGAGTTTTAATATACACGCTGTGCAGAATGCATTAGAAGACTTATACCAAGATCCATGACATATCCAGCCCAGGGGCCAAGTCCTACAGGTCTATAGAATGGACTGAAAACGGTATGCAGCATAAACAATGCCATTTAGGATTCACTTCAAAGCAAACCTCTCTCCCCCAAGGGGCATCTGGGCAAATCAGATAACTGGAAAGTTTGACCATTCTGGGTAAAGGGACCTCTCTACCGTTAATGCCAAGCCAGAATCGACCCAATTGGAATCCCTCCGAATGATAAACACGGCATCAGGAACGGTTATGCCGTGTGGCGTTCCCCAAGTTTGATTCTGGGCACCAGCTATCTTGTAGCTCCCTTTTCAGGACTGCCTACATAGTTATCTCGGCCCTCAGAGCCGTCGGCTGGCGCACGGCTGGTAGACTCCGTCCCGATCCTGTGACCGGTACGAACCACTGATCTGGGCCACCCCCACAAGCATCCTTCATAGAAACTGGTTCAGCTGATaagggaaacaaaagcaTTGCTGAATATAAAAAGCAGGCCGTATTTTACCCCTTGAAGAGTCATTCCAGAAGCAGCAACCCACAGCATCGAGTCCTTGTTTTATTTAGCCGATCTATCTAATTCCCAACTGCAGAGTTCAGAAGAACAATCAACAGAATGTCCTCTATCTGGAAGAACTACTTCGGCCAAGATGAGGTCGCCTCCTCAGGTGCCACCCCACCGAACGACAAGACCCCCATTCAGGCCTTGCCTGCCAACTGGTATACCTCTCCCGAGATGTGGGAATTGGAGCGACGTGCGATCTTTTCCCGCAAGTGGATGTTAATCACCCACAAGCTGCGCCTCCCTAGCACCGGTGATTACTTAGTCTATTCCATTGCCGGCTACCCCTTCATCCTAGTCCGCGACAAGGATGGCAACTTCAACGCTTTCCACAACGTCTGCCGACACCGTGCCTTCCCCGTGGCGACTGAGGAGAAGGGTAAGGCCAGAATCTTCGCATGCAAGTACCACGGCTGGTCATATGGCCTGAATGGTAAACTTGCCAAGGCTCCTGGCTACCAGGACCTCGAGGGGttcgacaagaacaagaatggTCTTTTTCAGATCCATGTTCACGTCGATAACAACGGATTCATATGGGTCAACTTAGACGCCAAGGAACAGCCCGAGATCGCATGGGAAGATGACTTGAGCAAGGTTGATTTGCAGGAGCGTTTTAATGGCATCAACTGGGACGAGTACAACTTCGACCACACCTGGGAGATGGAGGGCGACTTCAACTGGAAGATCCTTGCCGACCACTATAATGAATGCTACCACCCAGATACTTCCGACAACGGCGCTACCACGGATAGTAGCATTGTTGACTACACTAACTCCACCCCGGAGCAGATTGCCCGTGGTTTGAGGATTACCAGCACTTACTACTTCCCTAACGCTTCTATGACTATTTTGTAAGTTCTTGCAACCTTTTCTGCTCACCGATCGGCCACACTAACACTTGCATAGcccccacttcttcttcttgcagaGAATTGTGCCGACCTCCGCCACCAAATGTATGACGCGGTATGAGGTTTATCGCAACAAGGACTCCAGCGACGAAGACTTCGAGTTAATTAGCCAAACGTACAAGCGGATCATGTCCGAGGACAAGGACCTCTGCACAGACGCCCAGAAGAACCTGAGTAACCACATAGAGAAGGGATCCCTCGACTTCCAGACGGTTGTGCGAGAGCTTGTTCTAGAGCACTACAAGAAAGAGCAGGAAGCAGGTCGTGAGATCTGGCCAACTCGCCAAACACTCCCGACCAGCGCCACCACCAGCGAGGAGGACATGACCTTCTGTAACAAGCTGGATGCTCAAGCCAAGGGGTCTGATTGCTCAACAACGGCCGGCGGGTGCTGTGGTGGCACGGGCTGCCAACCTAATGAAACACTTGTCTTTTAGATTgcatgtttctttttctcctttttcttttccttcccatttTACGGTTGCAATCGGGATAGCGGATCATCATATTTCAGGAGtactcttttctcttttgaccACATCATTGCTTACGGGAATATCACGGTCGGTGGCGTGTGATTACTGCATTGGAGTCTATAGCGCATAGTATCTAGAGTTATTGAGATATCACTTTTTTTAATTATCATCCACAGACATAGGTGTGGTACAGTGTTCTATACTGTACAGTTCTGAGCCAGATAAGACAATGTAGCCGGTTAACCAAAGAGGGACAAAGTTGGACAATCTAGATTGATTGGGCAGTTTTTGGGATATCTCCGCTGTTCTCCATTCCCAGAACGTAATAGATAGGTAATTCCCTGATTAGATATGCATTTCCACGATAGCGATGTTGAACCCACTGGTGGGGTTCTCAAAGATCGACACCTCGTTGGCTAGGATCATATGTAATACAACGCCTGTGGGTGAACGATCGTCTTTTCCTCATTTTCTCTCCGTAAAAGTATCCAGAGCTAGGTAAACTCCAATTCACGGACCCCTGTATGCCAATGTTTGCTATGCCTATTCTACATGTTGTGGCGGGTAGTCACCAAAAGAGAGGGAATGTCCaccaaaataaaagagaagtCTAACAATATTTTATGTGGGGGAAGCGGCTAGTATTACTCACAGGGAACTTTTAACCGTTTCAAGGAAAagttccaagaagaaaaaggctggGTGGGAATCTAGATCCTGCAATCCCACACTGGATCCACGGATTGGCGTCGTTTTAGGGCCAAACCAGGGCGGGGTCACGAGGCTGTCATTTGCCCTTTCTATCGACAGCTGCAGCTTCAACTCCATGGCAAAAGTATTCGGGATCTCATCGGGAATTCTCCTACCTTCCTTTGCATTGGAATGAagattttatttttattatcattttcttacattattttttctttttccttcttcccccccctccGTCCTTCCCTGCTACACGCTGGATTCACCATGACTGGCCGTTGCGGGGGTATTTATCATAACCCCTTACATCACCGCAGAGCTATATCCTTTGATTAACTTTCTCTATTCTTATGGTCATTGTACCTCAAttctttcaaccatgtcTCTTATCTTTAATTTGCAGCGAGTATGATGCCACGGGAGAGCAATCGTGGGAGGTTGCGTTCACATGAGGCGTGCCTGAACTGCAGGTAAGTCGCTTCCCAACCCCCGCCCGTTCTTCGATTTGTTCCCATGTAGACGCCAACGACGTATATCtacaggaggaagaaaactCGTTGCCCGGCAGAAAGGCCATCTTGTTCAAACTGCGTCCGTCTAAATCAGCCCTGTCTCTATACGTCGGCCCGGAGGGCATCGCGGGGTGGACAATCGGTAAGTAATAAATAAGGCTCTCCCGTCATCTACTGATTGGACATGGATTCACAAACATTGTAGGAAGACCGGCTGGCATccttggaagagaaggtaaaTCTCATCCTAAGTGGCTCCAGGTAGAGAGTATACTACTATCCGCTCCGTCAGAATGTCCTTCTGACCCTTCTTTCTAGACCGGTCAAGGCGGCCCGTCAAGACCAAAAACGCGAGGAGCTCGACGATATACCAGAGGCACCCTACTCCAAGAACAGCAACCCATCTTCTGGCGAACCAGCTTTTGAGCGCTTCTCTCCCGGATCGggttccttttcttttggattCGGCAATAATGAGGACTCAAATCTCCATCCCTCTTCGGCGGCAGTCAGCAAAGCCTTAGAACTGTATTTCCATTACTGTCATCGGCAGCCGATCTGGTGCTTCGATTATGAGGACCTCGAGGAAAAGGGTAGTCTTTCTGACGAGCTTATCTATAGCGTCCTAGCGCTGACCGCGCGCTTTTCGCGTGAGCCGGGTCAGTCGCAGCGTTATGGAAATACCGCGCGAACGCTAATCATGCTTCGCGTGGCAAATGGCACAGTAGACCTTGAAACCATCGAAAGTCTGTGTCTGCTTTCGTATTCTTCATTCATCGGTATGCTTGGTTATTCAGAAAGGATCGTCGTGAACGATGCGCATACTAACAGAAAATAGACGGGGACGTGCACCTCGGTCGGTTTCATCTTGGCCTGGCTTTCCAGCTTTGCCGGTCAGCGATGATGGACGTGGAATCTGGCTATCCCCTTGAAAGTCCTCTAACGGAGCGAAAGAAACGTTTGTTCTGGAGTCTTCAATCACTGGAGCAGACATACGGTCAACAAAATGGGTTTCTTAGCCTTCCCGCCGAGAACCTGCGTCCGTTCTGTGCTCCCAACGGCGGAGACCGGGGGTCATCAAAGGAGTTCGAACCAAAGCCGCCCCAGTTACCACGGGATGATATTGGATGCTCCTCGCCCAACGACATAGGCATTTGGAGCCTGGCGGTCCATTTCGGATGGGTTTGGAGCAGGGTCCGCACGTATGTATCCCACTGCGCACAAAATCGACTAAAAGAGCCTTGGCGCCACGATTCAATGTACACGATGATACTTTCGGACCTGACTGAGGTGGAGAACAAGCTCTCTCAGTGTCACCGATATGATTCGGTCAAATTCTATGAGCGGAAAGCAGACGAGCTGAGAATGAACCGGGGGTACTGGACGCCATGGTTGAAAGCGCAGTTCACGTATCATTGCATCCTGACTGTGCTGAACCACCCTTTCCTCTACATTGTGGCATCACAGTCGAATCCGAATCTCTCCATTCCCAATGCCTTTTGGAGACGGTCTTCAGAGCTAGTTGTATTGCATGCGACCTGGCTTGTCCGTATGATCGATATGGTCTcggaaaggaaaatgcgCCTGATTGATCCCTTCTTTGGACACGCCGCGGCGATTGCAGCCACAGTACATCTTTATTATTGTTGCGCAGCGGATCCACGACTGAagcaaaaatcaaaaatcgACTTCGACAAATGTCGGACGTTTCTCAAAagttttgttcctttctctGCAGCCTGCAAAGCTTTGGTAAGTACTCTGCGTCGAACACTCCATATCCAGTGCTAACTGCGTCTCAGGACCAAACTCTGGACAAGATGACACGGATTGCATGCGGCTCGGAAAATGTGAACTACGACTGGATGCCGTCCAAGATCCACCTGAGTATCCCGTTGATGTGGGACCTTCTCCAAATCAACTGTATGCCGGAGCCTCGGGAGATGTCTGGTGGCTTATTGCATCCCACGCTGATACCCGCCATTTCACGAGACGATACCGGGGAAAGCTCCTGTACGCTAGAAGTCATTGTGGCCATGTCACCTGAAGTCACTGTCAATACGGCAGATGGCGGACAGGCCGCCCATATGCAACCGAGCGTGACCAACATGTCCTCCGTGCAATCTTCACCCGACAGCCTCGCGTTCGCTGACAAGTTGGTCGCGCCGGCTGACAGTCTCATGATGAATACCCCGTGGCTCTGGACGGGTCAGTTTCCGGATATGGATAATATGGACTATCAAGAGCCCGAATCCGGCATGGGAAATGTCGACGGATTTTCCGCCTGGTGGGATATTGGGAATCTCTAAGGCCTTGCGCGTCCGCGTTCTGCTTGGCTTTTCTGTTGGGATCTTGACGAACTTGAACTGGGTTCGGGTCTATGACTTGAGATGGGAATTGCATGTATTTTTATAGCGTTATTAGCATATACGACTTAGAGGGTGCGGAGTTTACCTGGTTTGATCTAGCGAATACACGAGGCAAATAGGATAAAGTTTGAGAAATTGTTGATATCTGTCCATGATGAGTTATGCAATGTGGAATGTGCATATTACGTAAGACCTTGCATAACTCGCGTTGTTTGTCTGCTCGGGCGGTGAAGCAGAGAGTGTGAGTTTCTCGTCCGACAAAACAGCGCCAAACCAAAACACGTTACACGCTAGACTGCAATATAACATAGCATATCCAAAAGCGGCTGATGTTCGCCCAAAAAAGCTTAGACAATTTTACCACTTCCTATTTTGTTTCAAGAATTGCCTTGTTAGTCAATAACCGTCAAATCACCAAGTGAGATTCATTGCTATATTTTTGCATATAACATTGAGTAGCCCTCTCGACTCCACCAAAGAGCTCCTATAAAGGAAAACTTCGTCTTGGAGAGTATGGGAATAAAGAAGTGAAATGTGACAGGCAACTTGAAGTCTCACATGATCATCTCCGCGATTcacggatatatatattcagcAATCTCGCTGGCGCAATTAGCCATCCCGTACGTTACAAGCTTAAAAAAGCACCCATAACATTCAGCTATGAACACTCTTACCTTTCTAATGGAAACTATTAGTCGCGAATACCCGTTATACGAATAATACTATGCCGAGGTCATATCCCTCTTGAGTCTTGACAAAACAAATACCAAGACGGCGTATACTTCTTCCGATATCCGAGGGGATTAGCCACTTCACCTAAATAAGCCTAGTGAGTGCGGAGGTCAAAACATTAGTCTCTCATCACTATTTTTGGCCATGTCTATGTCGCCTACTGCATACCCAGATTGCACTTTCGGGATACGTATCTGGTATTGAGGAGGTATGATGTTTTGTGAGGATGCCTGCATTGGAGACTCT is a window from the Aspergillus oryzae RIB40 DNA, chromosome 6 genome containing:
- a CDS encoding uncharacterized protein (predicted protein) encodes the protein MPSKIHLSIPLMWDLLQINCMPEPREMSGGLLHPTLIPAISRDDTGESSCTLEVIVAMSPEVTVNTADGGQAAHMQPSVTNMSSVQSSPDSLAFADKLVAPADSLMMNTPWLWTGQFPDMDNMDYQEPESGMGNVDGFSAWWDIGNL
- a CDS encoding uncharacterized protein (amino acid transporters); the protein is MSHPEDTIHRLHPSDPGLMPEKPEKAPSQHSNLSSEFVPDIQRGTILGNDVHAGLQRRLGNRQIQLVAIGGSIGTAIFVTIGDALRKSGPGGLLLAFLIYNAMLAMVNNSMAEMSTYMPVSGGFIYLAGKWVDDALGFMVGWNFFLYEAIMIPFEITAINLVLSFWRNDIPPAAVCVACIVIYA
- a CDS encoding uncharacterized protein (predicted protein) yields the protein MCVTYICFYRACKAQGFDRSKLPYKGWFQPWCAIIGVLWMTMVVTCYGYTSFTPWDVTTFFTHYTMLLFDIIAFAGWKLFKQTRILRPDELDLVLEAPDITAYEEAAKINNPPIGFWAELIQPFRPRWKSLKGS
- a CDS encoding fungal specific transcription factor domain-containing protein (predicted protein); translated protein: MSLIFNLQRALPSSTDWTWIHKHCRKTGWHPWKRRPVKAARQDQKREELDDIPEAPYSKNSNPSSGEPAFERFSPGSGSFSFGFGNNEDSNLHPSSAAVSKALELYFHYCHRQPIWCFDYEDLEEKGSLSDELIYSVLALTARFSREPGQSQRYGNTARTLIMLRVANGTVDLETIESLCLLSYSSFIDGDVHLGRFHLGLAFQLCRSAMMDVESGYPLESPLTERKKRLFWSLQSLEQTYGQQNGFLSLPAENLRPFCAPNGGDRGSSKEFEPKPPQLPRDDIGCSSPNDIGIWSLAVHFGWVWSRVRTYVSHCAQNRLKEPWRHDSMYTMILSDLTEVENKLSQCHRYDSVKFYERKADELRMNRGYWTPWLKAQFTYHCILTVLNHPFLYIVASQSNPNLSIPNAFWRRSSELVVLHATWLVRMIDMVSERKMRLIDPFFGHAAAIAATVHLYYCCAADPRLKQKSKIDFDKCRTFLKSFVPFSAACKALC
- a CDS encoding aromatic ring-hydroxylating oxygenase subunit alpha (phenylpropionate dioxygenase and related ring-hydroxylating dioxygenases, large terminal subunit), whose translation is MSSIWKNYFGQDEVASSGATPPNDKTPIQALPANWYTSPEMWELERRAIFSRKWMLITHKLRLPSTGDYLVYSIAGYPFILVRDKDGNFNAFHNVCRHRAFPVATEEKGKARIFACKYHGWSYGLNGKLAKAPGYQDLEGFDKNKNGLFQIHVHVDNNGFIWVNLDAKEQPEIAWEDDLSKVDLQERFNGINWDEYNFDHTWEMEGDFNWKILADHYNECYHPDTSDNGATTDSSIVDYTNSTPEQIARGLRITSTYYFPNASMTIFPHFFFLQRIVPTSATKCMTRYEVYRNKDSSDEDFELISQTYKRIMSEDKDLCTDAQKNLSNHIEKGSLDFQTVVRELVLEHYKKEQEAGREIWPTRQTLPTSATTSEEDMTFCNKLDAQAKGSDCSTTAGGCCGGTGCQPNETLVF